One Pseudomonas entomophila genomic window carries:
- a CDS encoding NAD(P)/FAD-dependent oxidoreductase yields the protein MINIETPTYYTATKKYNLSFPTLESDIDADVVVIGGGFSGINTALELAEQGITNVVVLEARYLGFGGTGRNGGQIMAGIGHDLEKIKGSVGEQGLREIFEISELGAGIIKERIARYQIDADFCHGYGYMGFNARQEKTLRAWEKDFKAINNKDEIRFLGGSEVKQIIGSDAYSSALLHMGGGHVHSLNLLLGEAQALVSHGARIFEHSPALEVHYGERITVRTGRGSVKAGKLLWACDSFLNKLEPELHARTVNTYAFQLMTEPLPDELIQRISPIRGAYSDIRPVIDYYRVTRENRLLFGAATPFVEHIPKDLKAWNRNLMLKIFPYLKDVRIDLAWGGPMATSANLFPQIGTLSNRPNAFYVQGYSGFGVTPSHIICKILAEGMSEGSRRYDLISSVKHARILGKDHIRPLLLTAGKTVHQLSGFFNGRR from the coding sequence ATGATCAACATCGAAACGCCCACGTACTACACCGCCACCAAGAAGTACAACCTCAGCTTCCCCACCCTGGAAAGCGACATCGACGCCGATGTCGTGGTGATCGGCGGCGGCTTCTCGGGCATCAACACCGCCCTGGAGCTGGCCGAGCAAGGCATCACCAATGTCGTCGTGCTCGAAGCCCGCTACCTGGGCTTCGGCGGCACCGGCCGCAACGGCGGGCAGATCATGGCGGGTATCGGCCACGACCTGGAGAAGATCAAGGGCAGCGTCGGCGAGCAAGGCCTGCGCGAGATCTTCGAGATCAGCGAGCTGGGCGCCGGCATCATCAAGGAACGCATCGCCCGCTACCAGATCGACGCCGACTTCTGTCACGGCTATGGCTACATGGGCTTCAACGCCCGCCAGGAAAAGACCTTGCGCGCCTGGGAGAAGGACTTCAAGGCGATCAACAACAAGGACGAGATCCGCTTCCTCGGCGGCTCGGAGGTCAAGCAGATCATCGGCTCCGATGCCTACAGCAGCGCCCTGCTGCACATGGGCGGCGGCCACGTGCATTCGCTGAACCTGCTGCTCGGCGAAGCCCAGGCCCTGGTTAGCCATGGCGCGCGGATCTTCGAGCACAGCCCGGCCCTGGAAGTGCACTACGGCGAGCGCATCACCGTGCGTACCGGGCGTGGATCGGTGAAGGCCGGCAAGCTGCTGTGGGCCTGCGACAGCTTCCTCAACAAGCTCGAACCCGAGTTGCACGCACGCACCGTCAACACCTACGCCTTCCAGCTGATGACCGAGCCGTTGCCGGACGAGCTGATACAGCGCATCAGCCCGATCCGCGGCGCCTACAGCGATATCCGCCCGGTGATCGACTATTACCGCGTCACCCGCGAGAACCGCCTGCTGTTCGGCGCCGCCACGCCTTTCGTGGAGCACATCCCGAAAGACCTCAAGGCGTGGAACCGCAACCTGATGCTGAAGATCTTCCCCTACCTCAAGGACGTGCGCATCGACCTGGCCTGGGGCGGCCCGATGGCCACCAGCGCCAACCTGTTCCCGCAGATCGGCACCCTGAGCAACCGCCCCAATGCCTTCTACGTGCAGGGCTATTCCGGTTTCGGCGTCACCCCCAGCCACATCATTTGCAAGATCCTCGCCGAAGGCATGAGCGAAGGCTCCCGCCGCTACGACCTGATCAGCTCGGTCAAGCACGCGCGCATCCTCGGCAAGGACCACATCCGCCCATTGCTGCTGACTGCCGGCAAGACCGTGCATCAGCTGTCGGGCTTCTTCAACGGCCGCCGTTGA
- a CDS encoding p-hydroxyphenylacetate 3-hydroxylase reductase component, with protein MTTSFDSRALRRALGNFATGVTVITAADAAGRKVGVTANSFNSVSLDPPLVLWSIDKRSSSHAVFEAAGHFAVNVLAADQVDLSNTFARPSEDRFAGIDYEVGEGGAPLLADCAARFRCQTFQQLDGGDHWILVGRVLAFDDLGRSPLLYHQGAYSMVLPHPRMAPRGDGRSHFQGRLQHNLYYLMTQALRAYQGDYQPRQLATGLRTSEARMLMVLEHDAGLAPADLLREVAMPEREVGEAVANLTRKGLVAEDNGRVCLTEDGREATEGLWGIAQTQQEQVFGQFSHEQLETFKAVLKAIIAR; from the coding sequence ATGACTACCTCGTTCGACTCGCGCGCCTTGCGCCGCGCCCTGGGCAACTTCGCTACCGGCGTGACCGTGATCACCGCCGCCGATGCCGCTGGCCGCAAGGTCGGCGTCACCGCCAACAGCTTCAACTCGGTGTCCCTCGACCCACCGCTGGTGCTCTGGAGCATCGACAAGCGCTCCAGCAGCCATGCCGTATTCGAGGCTGCCGGGCACTTCGCGGTCAATGTGCTGGCCGCCGATCAGGTCGACTTGTCCAACACCTTCGCCCGCCCCAGCGAGGATCGCTTCGCCGGCATCGACTACGAGGTGGGCGAGGGCGGCGCACCGCTGTTGGCGGATTGCGCGGCGCGCTTTCGGTGCCAGACGTTCCAGCAGCTCGATGGCGGCGACCACTGGATCCTGGTGGGTAGAGTGCTGGCGTTCGACGACCTTGGCCGTTCGCCCTTGCTCTATCACCAGGGCGCCTATTCCATGGTCCTGCCGCACCCGCGCATGGCCCCGCGTGGCGATGGCCGCAGCCACTTCCAGGGCCGCTTGCAGCACAACCTGTACTACTTGATGACCCAGGCGCTACGCGCTTACCAGGGCGATTACCAACCCCGGCAACTGGCCACCGGCTTGCGCACCAGCGAGGCACGTATGTTGATGGTGCTGGAGCACGACGCAGGTCTCGCGCCAGCCGACCTTTTGCGGGAAGTGGCGATGCCCGAGCGCGAGGTTGGCGAAGCTGTGGCCAACCTTACGCGCAAGGGGCTGGTGGCTGAGGATAATGGCCGGGTGTGCCTGACCGAGGACGGTCGTGAGGCAACCGAGGGGCTGTGGGGCATTGCCCAGACCCAGCAGGAGCAAGTGTTCGGCCAGTTCAGCCACGAACAGTTGGAGACCTTCAAGGCCGTGCTCAAGGCGATCATTGCCCGTTGA
- a CDS encoding APC family permease, whose protein sequence is MTINNKLTEHLNRGTVGFPTALASTVGLIMASPVILTATMGFGIGGSAFAVAMVIAAVMMLAQSTTFAEAAAILPTTGSVYDYINCGLGRFFAITGTLSAYLIVHVFAGTAETILSGVMALVNFEHLNTLAESAGGSWLLGVGFVLVFGVLNAFGVSAFGRAEVVLTFGMWTTLMVFGVLGLIAAPAVELEGPFGVSLVGTDLMTILSLVGMAMFMFVGCEFVTPLAPELRRSAWVMPKAMALGLFGVASCMFIYGAAMKRQVENVVLDAASGVHLLDTPMAIPRFAEQVMGDIGPVWLGIGFLFAGAATINTLMAGVPRILYGMAVDGALPKVFTYLHPRFKTPLLCILVVALIPCLHAWYLGGNTDNILHLVLAAVCAWSTAYLLVTLSVVILRIRRPDLPRAYRSPLFPLPQIVSSIGILLGMWFITPPGMNPADVYVPFAVMLGATAAYALFWTLCVQKVNPFRPARVEDVLEKEFAAEPGQPNREQVQHVGKLA, encoded by the coding sequence ATGACAATCAACAATAAGCTCACCGAGCACCTGAACCGCGGCACCGTCGGTTTCCCCACTGCATTGGCCAGCACCGTCGGCCTGATCATGGCCAGCCCGGTGATCCTCACCGCGACCATGGGTTTCGGCATCGGCGGCAGCGCCTTCGCCGTGGCCATGGTGATCGCCGCGGTGATGATGCTCGCGCAATCGACCACCTTCGCTGAAGCGGCGGCGATCCTGCCGACCACCGGTTCCGTGTACGACTACATCAACTGCGGCCTGGGCCGCTTCTTCGCCATCACCGGCACCCTGTCGGCCTACCTGATCGTGCATGTGTTCGCCGGCACCGCCGAGACGATCCTCTCCGGGGTGATGGCCCTGGTGAACTTCGAGCACCTCAATACCCTCGCCGAATCGGCCGGTGGCTCGTGGCTGCTGGGGGTGGGTTTCGTGCTGGTGTTCGGCGTGCTCAACGCTTTCGGTGTCAGCGCCTTCGGCCGCGCCGAAGTGGTGCTGACCTTCGGCATGTGGACCACGCTGATGGTGTTCGGCGTGCTTGGCTTGATCGCCGCGCCGGCCGTGGAGCTGGAGGGCCCGTTCGGGGTGTCGCTGGTGGGCACCGACCTGATGACCATCCTGTCGCTGGTGGGCATGGCCATGTTCATGTTCGTCGGCTGCGAGTTCGTCACCCCGCTGGCCCCGGAACTGCGCCGCTCGGCCTGGGTGATGCCCAAGGCCATGGCCCTGGGCCTTTTCGGTGTAGCAAGTTGCATGTTCATCTATGGCGCGGCGATGAAGCGCCAGGTGGAAAACGTGGTGCTCGACGCGGCCAGCGGCGTGCACCTGCTGGACACGCCCATGGCCATTCCGCGCTTCGCCGAGCAGGTGATGGGGGATATCGGCCCGGTGTGGCTGGGCATCGGCTTCCTGTTCGCCGGGGCCGCCACCATCAACACGCTGATGGCCGGCGTGCCGCGGATCCTCTACGGCATGGCCGTGGACGGCGCCTTGCCCAAGGTCTTCACCTACCTGCACCCGCGCTTCAAGACGCCGCTGCTGTGCATCCTGGTGGTGGCGCTGATCCCGTGCTTGCACGCCTGGTACCTGGGCGGCAACACCGACAATATCCTGCACCTGGTGCTGGCTGCGGTGTGTGCCTGGAGCACGGCCTACCTGCTGGTGACCCTGTCGGTGGTGATCCTGCGCATCCGTCGTCCCGACCTGCCGCGCGCCTATCGTTCGCCGCTGTTCCCGCTGCCGCAGATCGTCTCCAGTATCGGCATCCTGCTGGGCATGTGGTTCATCACCCCACCGGGCATGAACCCCGCCGATGTCTATGTGCCGTTCGCCGTGATGCTTGGCGCCACTGCCGCGTATGCACTGTTCTGGACGTTGTGCGTGCAGAAGGTCAACCCGTTCAGGCCGGCTCGGGTCGAGGACGTGCTGGAGAAGGAATTTGCCGCCGAGCCTGGCCAACCTAACCGCGAGCAGGTGCAGCATGTCGGCAAGCTGGCTTGA
- the hpaI gene encoding 4-hydroxy-2-oxoheptanedioate aldolase codes for MHMPINTFKQRLRSGETQIGLWLGLADPYCAELAANAGFDWLLLDGEHAPNDLRSLLGQLQAVAPYPAQAIVRPVIGDTALIKQLLDIGAQTLLVPMVESAEQARGLVRAMRYPPEGVRGVGSALARASRWNTIPGYLDQADEQMCLLVQIENREGLANLDAICAVDGVDGVFIGPADLSAAMGHRGNPGHPEVQAAIEDALVRIQRAGKAAGILSADQPLARRYIELGAAFVAVGVDTTVLMRGLQALAGVFKEGTGDTVQGGVY; via the coding sequence ATGCACATGCCCATCAACACTTTCAAGCAACGCCTGCGCAGCGGTGAAACACAGATCGGCCTGTGGCTGGGCCTGGCCGATCCGTACTGCGCGGAGCTGGCAGCCAACGCCGGCTTCGACTGGCTGCTGCTCGACGGCGAGCACGCGCCCAACGACCTGCGCAGCCTGCTCGGCCAGTTGCAGGCCGTGGCGCCCTACCCGGCCCAAGCGATCGTGCGCCCGGTGATCGGCGATACCGCGCTGATCAAGCAACTGCTCGACATTGGCGCGCAGACGCTGCTGGTGCCCATGGTCGAGAGCGCCGAGCAGGCGCGCGGGCTGGTGCGTGCCATGCGCTACCCGCCCGAAGGCGTGCGTGGCGTGGGCAGCGCCCTGGCCCGGGCGTCGCGCTGGAACACCATCCCCGGCTACCTGGACCAGGCCGACGAGCAGATGTGCCTGCTGGTGCAGATCGAGAACCGCGAGGGGCTGGCCAACCTCGATGCGATCTGCGCCGTCGACGGCGTCGATGGCGTATTCATTGGCCCTGCCGACCTCAGCGCGGCCATGGGGCACCGGGGCAATCCGGGGCACCCCGAGGTGCAGGCCGCCATCGAAGACGCCCTGGTGCGGATCCAGCGGGCCGGCAAGGCGGCGGGGATTCTCAGCGCCGACCAGCCGCTCGCCCGGCGCTATATCGAGCTGGGGGCGGCATTCGTCGCCGTCGGCGTGGACACCACGGTGCTGATGCGCGGGTTGCAGGCGCTGGCCGGGGTGTTCAAAGAGGGGACGGGAGACACCGTTCAGGGCGGGGTCTACTGA
- a CDS encoding helix-turn-helix transcriptional regulator — protein MANALDDLGRYCLQAFSQQVPASLAAFYRIDAGQQACDFLLQDLQAPMHARYLARYRAFDPLQPGRCLAIGGPVVSLRQGLARLPQDQGRTYRQFLAQHQVVDVVEVIAQVQGQPRAGVSLLRCASLGEFRDVELQRLLPLHGLMQLAVASLPLAESAVPIALTPRERQIAELLRQGASNKLIARALGVGLATVKTHLINLFRKLGVRNRTELVASLFL, from the coding sequence ATGGCCAACGCCCTGGACGATCTGGGACGCTACTGCCTGCAGGCGTTCAGCCAGCAGGTGCCGGCATCCCTGGCGGCGTTCTACCGCATCGACGCCGGGCAGCAGGCCTGCGACTTCCTGCTGCAGGACCTGCAGGCGCCCATGCACGCACGCTACCTGGCGCGATACCGGGCCTTCGACCCGCTGCAACCCGGGCGCTGCCTGGCCATTGGCGGCCCCGTGGTGTCGCTGCGCCAGGGCCTGGCCCGTCTGCCGCAGGACCAGGGCCGTACCTATCGCCAGTTCCTGGCGCAGCATCAGGTGGTGGATGTGGTGGAGGTCATTGCCCAGGTGCAGGGCCAGCCTCGTGCGGGCGTTTCCTTGCTGCGTTGCGCCAGCCTGGGCGAGTTCCGTGACGTCGAGCTGCAACGGCTGCTGCCGTTGCATGGGTTGATGCAACTGGCGGTGGCCAGCCTGCCGCTGGCCGAGAGCGCCGTGCCCATCGCGCTCACCCCACGGGAACGACAGATCGCCGAACTGCTGCGCCAGGGCGCCAGCAACAAGCTGATCGCCCGGGCACTGGGGGTTGGCCTGGCAACGGTGAAGACCCACCTGATCAACCTGTTCCGCAAGCTGGGGGTGCGCAACCGCACCGAGCTTGTGGCCAGCCTGTTCCTGTGA
- a CDS encoding DUF3156 family protein gives MSASWLERLTGPRAPAGYRPGATLQRVWRNLGLTDLQSAASFTYREDGPRIEVRERTESHLLMHLVMCEFILRVPAVGQGTLRAELHHTGALRRTGLACRLRGGDQGLFEGLESRLEEVHAALMPLDFKRLAIECSDGQWQVTLEHMGASEVVNRMPAFRRYIPLAAEQCCHLWQAFDALAHALRGL, from the coding sequence ATGTCGGCAAGCTGGCTTGAGCGCCTGACTGGCCCGCGTGCCCCGGCGGGATACCGGCCGGGGGCGACCTTGCAGCGGGTGTGGCGTAACCTGGGATTGACGGATTTGCAATCCGCAGCATCGTTTACCTACCGCGAGGATGGCCCGCGGATCGAAGTGCGCGAACGCACCGAGAGTCATCTGCTGATGCACCTGGTGATGTGCGAGTTCATCCTGCGCGTGCCTGCCGTGGGGCAGGGCACGCTGCGGGCTGAGCTGCACCATACGGGTGCGCTGCGCCGCACTGGCCTGGCGTGCCGTCTGCGTGGTGGCGACCAGGGACTGTTCGAGGGGCTCGAGTCACGCCTCGAAGAGGTTCACGCCGCCCTGATGCCCTTGGACTTCAAGCGCCTGGCCATCGAGTGCAGCGATGGCCAGTGGCAGGTGACCCTGGAGCACATGGGCGCCAGTGAGGTGGTCAACCGCATGCCAGCCTTCCGTCGCTACATCCCCCTCGCTGCCGAGCAGTGCTGTCACCTCTGGCAGGCTTTCGACGCCCTCGCACACGCCCTGCGCGGTCTTTGA
- a CDS encoding p-hydroxyphenylacetate 3-hydroxylase oxygenase component: MKKPNSLLEDLKPLLPAIAARADQAERERSVPAENIALLKGIGLHKAFQPRHYGGLEISLPQFAECIAALAGACASTAWAMSLLCTHSHQLAMFSARLQDELWRDHPDATASSSIAPFGRTEEVEGGVLFSGEMGWSSGCDHAEWAIMGFRRANPQGGQDYCFAVLPRSDYQIRDDWFAAGMRASGSRTLVVDRAFVPEHRIQKARDMMEGQSAGFGLYPDSALYFNPYRPYFASGFSTVSLGIAERMLEAFKDKTRNRVRAYTGAAVGAATPALMRLAESTHQVAAARALLEKSWEQIADYSARHQYPTRTELAFWRTNQGYAVKLCIQAVDRLMEAAGGGAWFDSSELQRLFRDAHMTGAHAYTDYDVCAQILGRELMGLEPDPAMT; this comes from the coding sequence ATGAAAAAGCCAAACTCCCTGCTCGAAGACCTCAAGCCCCTGCTGCCCGCCATCGCCGCCCGCGCCGACCAGGCCGAGCGCGAGCGCAGCGTGCCTGCCGAGAACATCGCCCTGCTCAAGGGCATCGGCCTGCACAAGGCCTTCCAGCCCCGGCACTACGGCGGCCTGGAAATCAGCCTGCCGCAGTTCGCCGAATGCATCGCCGCCCTGGCCGGCGCCTGCGCCAGCACGGCCTGGGCCATGAGCCTGCTGTGCACCCACAGCCACCAGCTGGCGATGTTTTCGGCCAGGTTGCAGGACGAGCTCTGGCGTGACCACCCGGACGCCACCGCGAGCAGCAGCATCGCCCCGTTCGGCCGCACCGAGGAAGTGGAAGGGGGCGTGCTGTTCAGCGGTGAGATGGGCTGGAGCAGCGGTTGCGACCATGCCGAGTGGGCGATCATGGGCTTTCGCCGGGCCAACCCGCAGGGCGGCCAGGATTACTGCTTTGCCGTGCTGCCGCGCAGCGATTACCAGATCCGCGATGACTGGTTCGCGGCCGGCATGCGCGCCAGTGGCAGCCGCACCCTGGTGGTCGACCGCGCCTTCGTGCCCGAGCATCGCATCCAGAAGGCCCGGGACATGATGGAAGGCCAGTCGGCGGGGTTTGGCCTGTATCCGGACAGCGCCCTCTACTTCAACCCTTACCGCCCGTACTTCGCCAGCGGCTTCTCCACGGTCAGCCTGGGCATCGCCGAGCGGATGCTCGAAGCGTTCAAGGATAAGACCCGTAACCGCGTGCGCGCCTACACCGGTGCCGCCGTCGGTGCCGCTACGCCAGCGTTGATGCGCCTGGCCGAATCCACCCACCAGGTTGCTGCAGCCCGGGCCTTGCTGGAAAAGAGCTGGGAACAGATCGCCGACTACAGCGCCCGCCACCAGTACCCCACGCGCACGGAGTTGGCGTTCTGGCGCACCAACCAGGGGTATGCCGTGAAACTGTGCATCCAGGCGGTGGACCGCTTGATGGAGGCCGCCGGTGGTGGCGCCTGGTTCGACAGCAGCGAACTGCAGCGCCTGTTCCGCGACGCCCATATGACCGGCGCCCATGCCTACACCGACTACGACGTCTGCGCACAGATCCTCGGCCGTGAGCTGATGGGGCTGGAGCCGGACCCGGCAATGACCTGA
- the feaR gene encoding transcriptional regulator FeaR codes for MSLPQPASVHRANPAHDGLERWTTAMQQVCGQFQTELAFNRSLFIGEVSTFNRAGLALANLRTNAGNIRRLGDNPDRDDDQHCFLVSQRMGYSQITQGGVSIQLSPGELLLMDSVGPCEITPFGLIEHVSLALSREQVRKHVTGSGAAFGKISSTNACGRMLHLLMDQLCREGDDAGDTQGEALQAAFIALLEPGFERADDNPGALSGLSGANLRGHVQKVIDESLGQPGLTPANLAERLSISVRHLYRLFEEEGDSVCRYIQRSRLKRSADDLSNPFLKRESITSIAYKWGFTDSAHFSRAFKKQFEQSPKDYRAMALMAGR; via the coding sequence ATGTCCTTGCCCCAGCCCGCTTCAGTGCACCGCGCAAACCCGGCCCACGACGGCCTGGAGCGCTGGACCACGGCCATGCAGCAAGTCTGTGGCCAGTTCCAGACCGAGCTTGCCTTCAACCGCTCGCTGTTCATCGGCGAGGTCTCGACCTTCAATCGCGCCGGTTTGGCCCTGGCCAACCTGCGCACCAACGCCGGCAATATCCGCCGCCTGGGCGACAACCCTGACCGCGACGACGACCAGCACTGTTTCCTGGTCAGCCAGCGCATGGGCTACTCGCAGATCACCCAGGGTGGTGTGAGCATCCAGCTGTCGCCCGGCGAGCTGCTGCTGATGGACTCGGTGGGGCCCTGTGAAATCACCCCGTTCGGGCTGATCGAGCATGTGTCGCTGGCGCTGTCTCGCGAGCAGGTGCGCAAGCATGTCACGGGTTCGGGCGCGGCCTTCGGCAAGATCTCCTCGACCAACGCCTGCGGGCGCATGCTGCACCTGCTGATGGACCAGCTGTGCCGCGAAGGGGACGATGCCGGCGATACTCAGGGTGAGGCGCTGCAGGCCGCTTTCATCGCCTTGCTGGAGCCGGGTTTCGAACGGGCCGACGACAACCCCGGCGCGCTGTCGGGCCTCAGTGGCGCCAACCTGCGCGGCCATGTGCAGAAGGTCATCGACGAGTCACTGGGCCAGCCCGGCCTGACCCCGGCCAACCTGGCCGAGCGCCTGAGCATTTCGGTGCGGCATCTGTACCGCTTGTTCGAGGAGGAGGGCGACAGTGTCTGCCGTTACATCCAGCGTTCACGGCTCAAGCGCAGTGCGGACGATCTGTCCAACCCGTTCCTCAAGCGTGAGTCGATCACCTCCATCGCCTACAAATGGGGGTTCACCGATTCGGCGCATTTCAGCCGGGCGTTCAAGAAACAGTTCGAGCAGTCGCCGAAGGATTACCGGGCGATGGCGTTGATGGCGGGGCGTTGA
- a CDS encoding aldehyde dehydrogenase family protein yields MSDIPLLSSVTTFLARDHGLYIHGRVVPSQATARISVVNPANGEPITQVADANQADVEQAVASARQGFLTWSRTSPAARAAVLFRLADLLEAHREELAQLETLQSGKLIGIARAFEVDQAAHFLRYYAGWATKISGQTLTPSLPSFAGERYSAFTLREPVGVVVGIVPWNFATMIAIWKLASALTTGCSIVLKPSEFTPLTLLRIAELASAAGLPPGVLNVLTGGGLVGKALVEHPGTDKVSFTGSVPTGIAVGQTAMGAKLTRATLELGGKNSVAFLPDVGIDKAVDGIIEAGFLHSGQICAAGERFFVHRSRIEPLLDALAQRLALLKTGSPLDETTQFGPVANKPHQQKLAELFALARAEGSQIIHGGRIGEGPGCFVEPTVILANSAQDSLLNQETFGPVATFLPYDDEDELLQLMNATPYGLSASLWSNDLGKVMRLIPEVQAGTLWVNMHTLLDPAVPFGGIKASGIGREFGSAFIDDFTELKSVMIRY; encoded by the coding sequence ATGAGCGACATCCCCCTCCTTTCCAGCGTCACCACGTTCCTCGCCCGCGACCATGGCCTGTACATCCATGGTCGGGTCGTCCCAAGCCAAGCCACTGCACGCATCAGCGTGGTCAACCCGGCCAACGGCGAGCCCATCACCCAGGTCGCCGACGCCAACCAGGCCGATGTCGAGCAGGCCGTCGCCTCCGCCCGCCAGGGCTTCCTGACCTGGTCACGCACCAGCCCTGCCGCCCGCGCTGCGGTGCTGTTCCGGCTGGCGGACCTGCTGGAAGCCCACCGCGAGGAACTGGCCCAGCTGGAAACCCTGCAGTCGGGCAAGCTGATCGGCATCGCCCGCGCCTTCGAGGTCGACCAGGCCGCGCACTTCCTGCGCTACTACGCCGGCTGGGCGACCAAGATCAGCGGCCAGACCCTCACCCCGTCGCTGCCCTCCTTCGCCGGCGAGCGCTACAGCGCCTTCACCCTGCGCGAGCCGGTGGGCGTGGTGGTGGGCATCGTGCCGTGGAACTTCGCGACGATGATCGCCATCTGGAAGCTGGCCTCGGCGTTGACCACCGGTTGCAGCATCGTGCTCAAACCCAGCGAGTTCACCCCGCTGACCCTGCTGCGCATCGCCGAACTGGCCAGCGCCGCCGGGCTGCCGCCGGGCGTGCTCAACGTGCTCACCGGTGGCGGCCTGGTGGGCAAGGCGCTGGTCGAGCACCCGGGCACCGACAAGGTGTCGTTCACCGGCTCCGTGCCCACCGGCATCGCCGTCGGCCAGACCGCCATGGGCGCCAAGCTGACCCGCGCCACCCTGGAGCTGGGCGGCAAGAACTCGGTGGCGTTCCTGCCCGACGTGGGCATCGACAAGGCGGTGGACGGCATCATCGAAGCCGGTTTCCTGCATTCGGGGCAGATCTGCGCCGCCGGTGAACGCTTCTTCGTCCACCGCTCGCGGATCGAGCCGCTGCTCGACGCCCTGGCGCAACGCCTGGCCCTGCTCAAAACCGGCTCGCCACTGGACGAAACCACACAGTTCGGCCCCGTGGCCAACAAGCCGCACCAGCAGAAACTCGCCGAGTTGTTCGCCCTCGCCCGCGCCGAAGGCAGCCAGATCATCCACGGCGGGCGCATCGGCGAAGGCCCCGGCTGCTTCGTCGAACCCACGGTGATCCTCGCCAACTCGGCCCAGGACAGCTTGCTCAACCAGGAAACCTTCGGCCCGGTGGCGACCTTCCTGCCCTACGACGACGAAGACGAGCTGCTGCAGCTGATGAACGCCACCCCCTACGGCCTGTCCGCCAGCCTGTGGAGCAACGACCTGGGCAAGGTCATGCGCCTGATCCCGGAGGTCCAGGCCGGCACCTTGTGGGTGAACATGCACACCCTGCTCGATCCCGCCGTGCCGTTCGGTGGTATCAAGGCTTCCGGCATCGGCCGCGAATTCGGCTCGGCCTTCATCGACGACTTCACCGAGCTCAAGTCGGTGATGATCCGCTACTGA
- a CDS encoding molybdenum cofactor biosynthesis F family protein — MSKPADWITVGALAEGFAPQAFTLPQRADLAGRMLTLHFANGWVIEHRFDAEELHWHATDGHSTGSASYRATSVRDGLYLVDFIKQEGDQAWSISLVLDTLSRSFTAVLGRLPDQAQTERGLYTRALAGEPLTGVEATFLHGTLDRPWQDGACPHAPTTELVGLRNHYRYSPTEEYEHLYLNPEYYSWQCLKGVEQGLCDTDRAYYYKIAEQLYLFVWCEKIVPTLGLVMIDLLQHRSDGKIFGYAGGGFEALANFPVSSYCRVVNRTEYPQ; from the coding sequence ATGAGCAAACCCGCCGACTGGATCACCGTGGGCGCCCTCGCCGAGGGCTTCGCCCCGCAAGCGTTCACCCTGCCGCAACGGGCCGACCTTGCCGGGCGCATGCTCACCCTGCACTTCGCCAATGGCTGGGTCATCGAGCACCGCTTCGATGCAGAAGAACTGCACTGGCACGCCACCGACGGCCACAGCACCGGTAGCGCCAGCTACCGCGCCACGTCGGTGCGCGATGGGCTGTACCTGGTCGATTTCATCAAGCAGGAAGGCGACCAGGCCTGGTCGATCTCGCTGGTGCTCGATACCCTCAGCCGGTCCTTCACCGCCGTGCTCGGCCGCCTGCCCGACCAGGCGCAGACCGAGCGCGGCCTGTACACCCGCGCCCTGGCCGGCGAACCCTTGACCGGCGTCGAGGCGACCTTCCTCCACGGCACCCTCGACCGCCCCTGGCAGGACGGCGCCTGCCCCCACGCGCCGACCACCGAGCTGGTGGGGCTGCGCAACCATTACCGCTACAGCCCGACCGAAGAGTACGAGCACCTCTACCTCAACCCCGAGTACTACAGCTGGCAGTGCCTCAAGGGGGTCGAGCAAGGCCTGTGCGACACCGACCGCGCCTACTACTACAAGATCGCCGAGCAGCTGTACCTGTTCGTCTGGTGCGAGAAGATCGTGCCGACCCTGGGCCTGGTGATGATCGACCTGCTGCAACACCGCAGCGACGGCAAGATCTTCGGCTATGCCGGTGGCGGCTTCGAGGCCCTGGCCAACTTCCCGGTGTCCTCGTACTGCCGGGTGGTCAACCGTACGGAGTACCCGCAGTGA
- a CDS encoding cupin domain-containing protein: protein MTLTAVRQGVQLSELDAWGTVADLGSTILEGEVKCYGKMTHGAPTDPVSSAYFGTTQGKFRMVYPFSEQAVIVTGEIQLTDEATGQVTRYKAGDAWFVTKGTPVLWEVLSETFVKHYLAVA, encoded by the coding sequence ATGACCCTTACCGCCGTCCGCCAGGGTGTGCAACTGTCCGAACTCGACGCCTGGGGCACCGTTGCCGACCTGGGCTCGACCATCCTCGAAGGCGAGGTCAAGTGCTACGGCAAGATGACCCACGGGGCGCCGACCGACCCGGTCAGCAGCGCCTACTTCGGCACCACGCAAGGCAAGTTCCGCATGGTCTACCCGTTCAGTGAGCAAGCGGTGATCGTGACCGGCGAGATCCAGCTGACCGATGAAGCCACCGGGCAGGTGACGCGTTACAAGGCGGGGGATGCCTGGTTCGTGACCAAGGGCACGCCGGTGCTGTGGGAGGTGTTGAGCGAGACGTTCGTCAAGCATTACCTCGCGGTTGCCTGA